CGCCTGATGAGCTAGATAACCTGGGAGGAATTTCCACAACACTTGACACAAGCTCTCCTCCAGGCAGCGCCCGCTCATCGAAGATACGTCGGGCTGTGGCAAGGTCGTCGCCCTTCAGCTCCCCGGCATCAGCAAAGTCGGGCGCGTCCGGCGCGAAGTACGCGACTGAGCCGGCGTGGTACTCATAGATGATCGCAACACTTCCACCGGTCGCCGAAAGCAGCTCGAGCATCGATCCTGCGGACTTCGCCTTGTACATTGGGTGGTTCGCATTTTGTGCAAGCGGGCCAATGTGCAAAGCCACTGGCTGACCACTTTACGCGGTCTCCACACGCAACCTTAGCTTCAATGCCCTCATGATTTTGAGCACGGTGCTGAATGAAGGGTTGCCATTGTCGGATAGCGCCTTGTATATGTTTCCCCTGTTCAACCCCGCGTCGCGGGCCAGTCCGCTCATGCCTTGTGCCCGGGCGATGTCGTTCAGAGCCGCACGGATGACACTACCGTCCCCGGGGTCCTCATCTATACACGCTTCAAGATACATCGCCGCGTCTTCAGGGTGATGGACCAACTCTTCGGCGGCGTCCCAACGGGCAAATGTCTCATTCATTGTTCGCTATTCTCCATTCAGTCGCTATCTGCTCAGCTCGCCTAATGTCATGCTCTTGGCTGTCCTTGTCGCCGCCACACAGTAAAACGATAATTTGAGCGCCCTCTCGGATGAAATATACCCGGTATCCGGGGCCAAAGTGGAAGCGCATTTCTGCTATGCCGTTGCCGACCGGGTGGGCATCTCCGAGATTCCCAGTAGTCTCCACTCTGCGAAGCCGAGCGTTGATTCGTGCACGGGCTTGGGCATCTCGTAGCCTCCGCAACCATCTCGCGAACGTCTCACTTCTCACTATTGTTAACATATCTGTATTGTACGCTAAGGCGTACAATATGCCAAGTTTTCTGCTGTGGAGATGGCACCGAACTAAGGCGTGTTGACATTCAGTTCTGGACTGATTGCCCTTACATTACGGGCGTACGTTCCGTCCGACCCACCCCAGTTCCGCAATTCACCCGTTGCTGATGTCGTTGCTGTACAATGGCGGGGCGAGGACATCCTCAAGCATGAGGTCCTATCATAAGCACAAACTACTGGGACCGGTACGACCCAAGCACAGCGAAAGTCGGCTATGAGAGCCGTTTCAAAAAGGGAGGCATTCTTATGACCGAGATAATCTTTGAAGTTACGGAGGACGAAGTGGACGGAGGATACTCGGCAAGCGCGCTAGGCTATGGCATACACACTGAAGGGGACACCGTAGAAGAAGTGCGCGCGAACATCAAGGAAGCGGTGGATTGCTACTTTGACGAGAGCATGCAACGACCGAAACTTATCCGACTGCACTTCGTGCGGGATGAGGTCCTGACCGTATGAGGCTGCCGCGAGACGTGAGCGGTCCGCGTCTAGTCACAGCGCTGCGACGACTAGGCTACGAGGTCGTCCGTCGCCGCGGTTCCCATGCGCGTGTAATACCAATTCGCTTAACTTACGTCACGAAACAGGTCGCTTGAATAGATATGGCTTGGGTGCTTTGGTGAGTATTCTCTTCAAGAAAAGGCGCCCATCATGCACAGATGTGATTTTCAGGGCAAGTGCCTTATCCCCAATCCACCGAAGACACTGAGTTTGAGGAAGATGGCCAAGACGTGAGAAGTGCTCCATAGACTGTAGGATAATGGTTATTGGACATAAAACCAACCCCAGAGCAGGAGCACCTAATAGATGATAGCATCTGAGCGTC
This DNA window, taken from Chloroflexota bacterium, encodes the following:
- a CDS encoding putative addiction module antidote protein, which produces MNETFARWDAAEELVHHPEDAAMYLEACIDEDPGDGSVIRAALNDIARAQGMSGLARDAGLNRGNIYKALSDNGNPSFSTVLKIMRALKLRLRVETA
- a CDS encoding type II toxin-antitoxin system RelE/ParE family toxin, which produces MLTIVRSETFARWLRRLRDAQARARINARLRRVETTGNLGDAHPVGNGIAEMRFHFGPGYRVYFIREGAQIIVLLCGGDKDSQEHDIRRAEQIATEWRIANNE
- a CDS encoding 2-oxoisovalerate dehydrogenase, which codes for MTEIIFEVTEDEVDGGYSASALGYGIHTEGDTVEEVRANIKEAVDCYFDESMQRPKLIRLHFVRDEVLTV